AGAGGTCTCAATACCAGCAgcaacatttcacccttttgaGTTGCAAAATGAAGTATGGCTTCACAGATGAAAAATCCTAGCTGTGAGCACTAGTCAGCCTCTAGCACAGAGAGGTACTCAGTCTCAAAAGGTCCTCAGATTAGACCATATACATAACCTTTAGCAAAACAAGCTACAAATGCGAATCACATATCTTTGTTGTTAATATGAGGACAACCCATGTATCGGAGTTTCCTGGAACGCCAATTGACAGAACTTGTATCAAGACAAAATCATAAACCACATGAAAGAGGGAAACTCTATGGGAATATAGGATCACCTCAATGGCAGGCATGGTCACTGAAACATGAAGATCCTTTCCATCATTGACTGCTTCCATCATAGTTATGCAGTGGGAACTCTCAATATTCTGTGCTGGATCCTGCCCCGTAGCTATGAATACAGCAGAGACTATATTGGCAGCATGGGCATTGAAACCACCAAGGGCACCAGCAACAGCAGATCCAGCAAGATTTTTGAGCATGTTAAGCTCTACAAGTGCAGGTACGGTAGTTTTCAACACCTTCCTAACTACCTCTTCACTGATAATTGCCTCGCAAACAACCGACTTTCCGCGCCCTTCAATCCAGTTAACTGCAGCTGGCTTCTTGTCCGAACAGAAGTTCCCTGGAAAAAACAAGCAATTAGGTTACAAACCAATAAACAAGccataaaaaaatgaacatgACTTAAAGGGCTTACCCAGTAAGTCAGTAAAGTGGAACTAGAAATTTCTTTGACCACACTAATAATGATTATGGAGGTATATATTCAATCAAACAGCGACTTATCAGAAACAGGCATTTGCAATAAGAAGAGTTGAACATATAAATTATACTGCAGATCCAAGCAGATTTGTATCGAgtcccaagagagagagagagagagttaccagAAATGCCAATTACATCCATGTCTGGAAAATCAGTTTGGAGGTAATCTAAAACATTTTGAACACCTTTCGACACCATGTTCATCCCCATCGCGTCCCCAGTGCTGCAGCTAAATCTCATGTACAGATTTCTCCCTGCAATAGAGCACTGAATACCTTGGAGCCTTGCAAATCTGCTCGATCTGTAACAAGAAAAGCCCAAAAACTGTTcaagaaaatgctaaaaacacCATATCCTAATCATGAAAAGCATCATACGGGTGCACAAACAAATCCTGCATACCCCGATCATGTCAAACTTCAAAGCAGAAATGATGAAACACAAGATAACAAAATCATAAGCAATTCATAGTGCatacaaacaaaattaaagCACCAGAATTCAGACAATAAGCGTATGAGGCCACCTCCAATCCTTACTCGATTTTTACCTGTCATATTTCAGTAAGAATAGGACTGCTGCAAGTTTATTAAGATTTGGTCCGTCCTTGATCTAATATACTAAAGGTTTTGGTTCTCCCTTAATTCAGTTATGAAGTAAAAGCAAAAGAATTTGAACTCATTCATAACCCATTTTTTCCAAAGTAGTTTTTGATCTATTGAAGTGAATCAACCTGCAATTAACAGACAATTAAACATAGATCAGACACACACTGCATTCAGTACTGTCGGCGAAAGTGGACGGATTTTTTTCGAGTAAAATTCAAGGCATATATGTGGACTTGGACCCAACCACTAAAAGATGTGAAATTAGCTATCAACATCATCACATTCTTCAAACTCAAACAGAACAGGCACACAAAAAGTACTGCTACCATTTTAGCATATTTTCCAACAATGTTGGAGAAGCAATAGCATGTCAAATCTATGAAATGTGATTATGCATAAATGAATAGCGCAAATCAAACAGAGACTTACTTGTTAAAAAACACGGACAAAGTATCGAAATTAAGAGGATTTTCCAAGAAGAATTTCAAGTCGGAAGCTCTCTTGGCCGTAGGAAACCTGACAACAGGAGCCCTAGTCATCCCATCTCTCAAAAGAATACTGGTGGCCCCACCCGAACCATAAATGGCCTTACACCCTCTGTTGGTACTCGCTACCAGACACCCCTCCGTTGTAGCCATGGGCACCGAGTACTCACACCCGTTCATCAGCAACGGCCCCGCTATCCCAACCGGAATCTGCACATACCCCACAGGCATTTCGCAACACTGCCCCAAAATCGACTCGTAATCAAACCCCTCCAAAGGCAATCCAACGAGTGACCTCCCCGTCAGTCTCTGCACGGCCTCGCGCCGAATCAAGGCCGCCCGATGGCAGTTTCCCAGTTGTGACTCCAGCGCGTACGATGGTACCGTGCCGTTGACGACGGATTTGACGATTTCCTCGTCTTCCTCGGAAGAGATCAGCTGCGGCGGCGGAGGATCCATGATTTTGGGAAGAGGTATGTACGCAGCATCTACTGGGACGGCGTCGTCGTCGAGGTCCCAGGAGTCGTGTATGGAGGCACGCGCGATGAAGGATTGGACGAAGCCAATGCCGAAGAAGCCGAGGAGGTAGATGAAGGAGGCGATGAGGGAGACGATGGCGCCGAGTTCGGAGAGGGTGACCACGTGGAGTGGGGTGTGGGATCGGATCTTGTCGCGCCAACGGTGGAGGAGGAAGTAGGCCACGGAGAAGAAGAGAGTGAAGAAAATGGCGTTGGTTAGGTACAGTGGGAGAGGGAGGGCGTCTGAGGCTTTCGGAGTCGGTGACTTCTTCCGGTGGTGCAGATGGTGGTGGTTTCCGGAGAAGGCGGCGTTGGTGTTGGTGGGGACGGGTGGTCTAGGGGGTCTCCGGCGGACGTCCATCCGGATATTCCGGCGGAGTTATTTAGTATAATAATGGGAGTAATGAGGGGAGAGATTCGTAAAGGaggtgtttgttttttatttattcagAAGGGGCGGAGGAGCGAAGGTTACTTACGGGACTTGCGGAGCGGGGTGCTGTTATTTATAGGGATCCGCCTTCTCCTCAATTGAGCCGCAGATCATTCTTGCAGTCACAGCATCTCGTAAATACATCtttcttagaaaaaaaattcaaattcttcGAGGGAGGAAATTATACATTCCGCGAAGGGTCTCTTTCAACGAAATTTGATCATTTAAAAGATATTTAGACAATTGAAATTATCCGAACTACTCTATATGCAATTCAATCACGGTCTGCAAATAAGtcattatttattattattattattgagtGAGGAGGAGGTGTGTTGGCTTGGGCAATAAATAAGTGATGCGCTGGCAAGGGGTTAACATAATAAGTAGCATCATATATATCCACTCTGCTCTCGGCATCTTACTCCAAAACACACTTGGCGTTTGGGCGTGGCTGGCTATACGCCCCAGGAGGTGGACAAGCCGCGTTAATGACCCAATCGTAGGTATTCGGACATTCTCAGGTACAGTACCTTCAAGGCccaccttttaaaaaaaaattatgtctaCGACCACAAatacttatatacataaatataaaacaaaaaatgatggtcaatgacgtgttttgataattaatatcagCTAACGACAccctgagaatatttgttaatgttgaaattATCCTTGACAgcttttaattatcaaaacacgttatgggtcgtcattttccctacACATAAATTCTCTTGCACTAAAATAGGGCTCATACATACTGCACACATTGTGTGTGGGGTTCACACGTAGTGTGAGAGAGTTTGTTGGTGCAAGTGTTTGTGATTGTAGCAaagttattttttcaaattgtcCAAATGGTTAATGCTTTAGAGCATCTGCAATAGTGTTTAGTACATATTTATGTGTTTAAATGTGTATTAGGATAAAAATGAGTCTCACAAGTATGCCTTAGAAcattcacattgtaataagcaaatttgtatggataaacaaatttaacaacaatgctaaaaaaatacctcacattgtaataagcaaaattacaagtcttttagcaaataatcaaatttcacacattccataaccaaacttaacaacttttaccaataaccaaaactcaataatcaaacccaataaccaaattcaaaactaaaaaactaaaaaaacaccccacattagaatcgtctcatcgagaagaataatttggtgtggtcgggtgcgtgattagaactcgtttgtgattggacataggtgcattacgtattgtggggttttttttttatagggatgcaaaaataaccaatgtggaggtaaagtttgttaagtttgattatgaactaaatggataatcaaatactgacgtgacacatcttggttattgattttgattattcccattgcggatgctcttaaaCATTGTTAATATAGGAGTGTGTTAGAACATCCACAATAGGTTTGAtaaatttgtgtgttaaaatatgTGTTGGGATAAAAAATGGGTCTAGGACTCCGTTCcgaaacgtaaaataagtatttattttttaagaaggcaatttcaagctcaaaaaaattgtgtttgcataaataatttttctactaatatggatcttgtttaatagatcttatcAAGAtgtttaatacggtgcaaaaaaaatttaaaatttttttttcatttacattatttttgagtttaaaaatgtgaaataagctgctttcTTTTTAAGAAGGTTTATGAAACAAGGCCTAAGTGTATATTAGAAGTAATAGAcatttatattttatggttggAGTTTGAATTATAAATGTGGAacccacttattgtttgctaGCATAGTTGTCAAACTTGGCACACATGCTAGCACACTACAAGATTTAACATACTCTAGCACATAAACTAATACAAGCATTGTgacacaaaaaatacatttttatttgCTAAGTCTTAATACACACAATTAAACACACTAGTTAGTATACTCATTGTAGATAGTACACTCATTAGGGTCCATTTGATAATtgtggaaaataaaagaaatggaAATGGGTGTGAGAAAAATGTACTATGcttgaaacttgattttttttttccttactttcTTTCTAAACCAAATCagaggagaatttttttttttaaactttctttcattttctttattttccacgtgttccaaacaaagcctagaGTTTGGCAATCACAttgtttttttacaaaaaaattcaagctaatCCATTATCTGTAACTACGTGATGAAATATCATATAACTTTAAAACGGTTGTCAGTTAGTATGATTCAAGAGCGAAAATTGTAAGACAAATCTCTTTTGATCATGCCGTTATAAATGCACAATTAACTTGATTTATGTGAAAATGCAGTGATCGTGTGGACTCTATTAATTGATTAGATTTGAATCGTGATATGatattttgaaagactacactGAGGCATAGTATAAATTTATGTAGCGCCATTCCCGGACTACAAGAACCGCAGATCCCAATCACCATCAATTTGGGATTCATGTACTTAATCTTGAGGTCTACATCAATGTGTAGTAAGAAAGATATAGAAGCATATTatctgatgtttttttttttttttatcggcataTTATGTGATGTTCCAAAATATctaatagtatttttt
The sequence above is drawn from the Rhododendron vialii isolate Sample 1 chromosome 6a, ASM3025357v1 genome and encodes:
- the LOC131330784 gene encoding 3-hydroxy-3-methylglutaryl coenzyme A reductase 1, which encodes MDVRRRPPRPPVPTNTNAAFSGNHHHLHHRKKSPTPKASDALPLPLYLTNAIFFTLFFSVAYFLLHRWRDKIRSHTPLHVVTLSELGAIVSLIASFIYLLGFFGIGFVQSFIARASIHDSWDLDDDAVPVDAAYIPLPKIMDPPPPQLISSEEDEEIVKSVVNGTVPSYALESQLGNCHRAALIRREAVQRLTGRSLVGLPLEGFDYESILGQCCEMPVGYVQIPVGIAGPLLMNGCEYSVPMATTEGCLVASTNRGCKAIYGSGGATSILLRDGMTRAPVVRFPTAKRASDLKFFLENPLNFDTLSVFFNKSSRFARLQGIQCSIAGRNLYMRFSCSTGDAMGMNMVSKGVQNVLDYLQTDFPDMDVIGISGNFCSDKKPAAVNWIEGRGKSVVCEAIISEEVVRKVLKTTVPALVELNMLKNLAGSAVAGALGGFNAHAANIVSAVFIATGQDPAQNIESSHCITMMEAVNDGKDLHVSVTMPAIEVGTVGGGTQLASQSACLNLLGVKGASKESPGSNARLLATIVAGSVLAGELSLMSAIAAGQLVKSHMKYNRSSRDISNLAS